In Acholeplasma equirhinis, the following proteins share a genomic window:
- the rnhC gene encoding ribonuclease HIII, which produces MKSYTLSLTNEQLEELKQFYHNYQQKVNQPYLSFVAVHNDVRINAFTSGKVVLQGEEINSELVTIKSYLNIKNYSAIGSDEVGTGDVFGPVVVCTVYTSVDDLDFLESLNVRDSKTIKNKDIIRLGPIIAKRLTHSLVILSPEKYNETFKDGYNLNKIKALLHNHMIIKTTSKVNETVPVILDQFCLPNHYFNYLKDEKLVYRDIEFHTKAESIHLSVAAASIIARYAFLAKMHTLSKELGISLKLGAGKEVDEQLKEIVSEKGTAILPKIAKMNYKNITKMNLR; this is translated from the coding sequence TTGAAAAGCTATACATTAAGTTTAACTAATGAACAATTAGAAGAACTCAAACAATTTTATCACAATTATCAACAGAAGGTTAATCAACCTTATTTAAGTTTCGTTGCAGTACATAATGATGTTAGAATCAATGCCTTTACTTCAGGAAAAGTTGTACTTCAAGGTGAAGAAATCAACTCGGAATTAGTAACCATTAAATCTTACTTAAACATTAAGAATTATTCTGCTATCGGAAGTGACGAAGTCGGAACCGGAGATGTCTTTGGACCAGTCGTTGTATGTACAGTTTATACATCCGTTGACGACTTAGACTTTTTAGAAAGTCTTAATGTAAGAGACTCTAAAACAATTAAGAACAAAGACATTATTCGATTAGGACCAATTATTGCTAAACGATTAACACATTCATTAGTTATTCTCTCACCAGAGAAATACAATGAAACATTCAAAGATGGTTATAACTTAAATAAAATTAAAGCATTATTACATAACCATATGATCATTAAGACCACTTCTAAAGTTAATGAAACTGTTCCAGTAATCCTAGACCAGTTCTGTTTACCAAATCACTACTTTAACTATCTTAAAGATGAAAAGTTAGTATATCGTGATATTGAATTCCACACTAAAGCGGAATCTATTCACCTTTCAGTAGCAGCTGCATCCATTATTGCAAGATATGCATTCCTTGCAAAGATGCATACATTATCTAAAGAACTTGGTATTTCATTAAAACTTGGTGCTGGTAAAGAAGTTGATGAACAATTAAAAGAAATTGTTTCAGAAAAAGGTACAGCAATCTTACCAAAAATCGCAAAAATGAATTATAAGAACATCACTAAGATGAACTTAAGATAA
- a CDS encoding RluA family pseudouridine synthase, which yields MKQIKIDTDLNQRLDHYLVDELGLNRSFITKLIKEDKVLVNGKSVKPGFNLKNGDVIDVFEAEVKELDLKPENLNLDIVYEDEDLLVVNKPKGLVVHPAKSHKDTTLVHGLLYQMDSLSNINGVFRPGIIHRIDKDTSGLLMVAKTNRAHQVLAKDLANHDIKRSYIALVHGTFEESNGTINAPIGRHPKLRIKNAVIKDGKHAVTHFKVLETFKHMSLLQCDLETGRTHQIRVHLSFINHPIVGDPLYGLKSDPLKDGQMLHAYKLEFVHPITKKAMTFEVPLPESFRDYLKKLS from the coding sequence CGTAGTTTTATTACCAAATTAATTAAAGAAGATAAAGTGCTGGTTAATGGGAAATCTGTTAAACCAGGTTTTAATCTTAAAAATGGCGACGTGATTGATGTCTTTGAAGCAGAAGTTAAAGAACTTGATTTAAAACCAGAAAATTTAAATTTAGATATTGTTTATGAAGACGAGGATTTGCTTGTTGTAAATAAGCCAAAAGGCTTAGTCGTACATCCTGCAAAGTCTCACAAGGATACCACACTTGTTCATGGTCTTTTATATCAAATGGATAGTCTATCCAATATTAATGGGGTTTTTAGACCAGGAATCATTCATCGAATTGATAAAGATACATCAGGTCTTTTAATGGTTGCAAAGACAAATCGTGCACATCAAGTACTTGCAAAAGATCTTGCAAATCATGATATCAAAAGAAGTTATATCGCACTCGTACATGGTACATTTGAAGAATCTAATGGGACGATTAATGCACCAATTGGCAGACATCCTAAATTAAGAATTAAAAATGCTGTTATTAAAGACGGCAAACATGCTGTCACACATTTTAAAGTATTAGAAACATTTAAACATATGAGTCTTTTACAATGTGACTTAGAAACCGGTAGAACACATCAAATTAGAGTGCATTTATCATTTATTAATCATCCGATTGTTGGTGACCCTTTATATGGATTAAAAAGTGACCCTTTAAAAGATGGTCAAATGTTACATGCATACAAATTAGAATTTGTTCATCCAATTACAAAAAAAGCAATGACCTTTGAAGTGCCATTGCCCGAATCATTTAGAGATTATCTAAAAAAATTATCTTAA